The genomic region GGGGTTCGCGGTGCCGGATGCCGCGTAGCCAGAGGGCGGACCAGAGGTAGCCGACGGCGTTGACCAGGACGGTGGCAGGGGCGCCGATGAACTGGAAGCACAGGCCGGCGACCGTGGGGGCGGCGGTGGCGGCGACGGCGTGGTTGCCGCGCAGCTTGGCGTTGGCCTCCACCAGGTCCGGGGCGGCGACCAGGCGGGGCAGGTAGGTCTGGTGGGCGACCTCGAAGAAGACCGAGAAGACCCCGGCCACCAGCACCGCCAGGTAGACCTGGGTCAGGGTGAGCAGGCCGAAGGCCGCGGCCAGCGGGATGGAGCAGAACGCCGCCGCGCGCACCAGGTCGGCCACCACCAGCACCGGCAGCGCGCGCAACCGGTCGCACCAGGCGCCGACCAGCAGGCCGAGCACCAGGAAGGCGGCGGTCTGCACGGTCTGGATCGCGGCGACCTCGAAGGTGCTGGCGCGCAGGGTCTCGGCCGCGAGCAGGGGTAGGGCCAGGTGGCTGACCCGGGTGCCGAGCTGGCTGAGCACGTCAGCGGCCCACAGGTGCCGGAAGTCACGTTGCCGGAGCAGGCCGCCGGGCCGCCGGGCGGTGTCCTTGGTCACCAGGGCACTCTGGCAGCTTGAGTGTGGCTGGCGCAACTAGCTTGAGTTGATGAGGCTCAAGTTTGTTCGGCGCGGTACTTGGTCAGCAGGGACAGGGCGCGGGCGTACTTGGCGCGCAGGCGGTCCTGGGTGGCCTGGTCGAGGCGGCCCAGTCGCTCGGGGCCGCTGTTGTCGGCGATGTCGGCGTGCTTGACCACGATCGCGATCTCGTCCTCGGCGGCTCGGCGCAGGTAGCTCTCCATCGGCTCGTCCGGGCCCTTGCTCAGCGCCAGCACCGCGGTCACCACGCGCTCCGGGCAGCCGGCCGCGCGCAGGTCCTCGGCGGTCACCCCGGTGTCCTCGACCACGTCGTGCAGCACCGCGGCCATCTTGTGCCACTCGCCCTCGACCTGGTCCATCACCCGCAGCGGGTGCCGGATGTAGGGCAGGCCCGCCTTGTCCAGCTGGCCTTCGTGCGCTCGGGTGGCGATCTCCACCGCGTCCGCGAGCGAGAAACTCTCCGGGCTGCTCGGCATGGCTAGATTCGAGCACATGAAGCTTGTCTCGCGGGTGCCGCTGATCGTCGCGCCGATGGCCGGTGGGCCGTCCACCCCGGAACTGCTCGCCGCCGCCGCGACGGCCGGGGCGTCCGGGTTCCTGGGCGCCGGTTACCTCAGCACCGAGGCGCTGGACGGGCAGATCGAGCGGACCAGGGCGCTGGGCGTGGAGTCCTTCGGGGTCAACCTGTTCGTGCCGACCGCCGACTCCGGCGCGCCGGTGGCCGGGTACGCCGAGCGGCTGGCGGCGGAGGCGCGGCGGTACGGGGCCGAGCTGGGGCAGCCGCGCTGGGAGGACGACGAGTACCAGGCCAAGG from Crossiella sp. CA-258035 harbors:
- a CDS encoding phosphohydrolase; the encoded protein is MPSSPESFSLADAVEIATRAHEGQLDKAGLPYIRHPLRVMDQVEGEWHKMAAVLHDVVEDTGVTAEDLRAAGCPERVVTAVLALSKGPDEPMESYLRRAAEDEIAIVVKHADIADNSGPERLGRLDQATQDRLRAKYARALSLLTKYRAEQT